One Hippoglossus stenolepis isolate QCI-W04-F060 chromosome 9, HSTE1.2, whole genome shotgun sequence genomic region harbors:
- the cemip2 gene encoding cell surface hyaluronidase has protein sequence MPTSDGPSHFPVFVAPPHGHHPRSPGYVPGRVAPVRSPPPAKAPPPPPLKPHGPPPQRPAPFNLSEESQRRERAQNLQQRRNTLICFGVSMGALLLTIILTLSLTSGDVLDENCPDHNPSLSSWNPGHQPDKAVVVMRGHLFRLDSSATFFSLTIQSGGQVVFADNPDGSKNITLRTRHILIEEGGALHIGAPKCRYRSNAAIALVGRSDNKAVPEVPGLGRKFIGVQSGGTLELHGTERVSWSLLTRSLPATGLATGGHSFQRNFNRGINLRVVDQDTADVLLAERYDTHDSRNDSRRLTQLLRSLPTGRIVSLAVGDSAAKSLLDETKKIIEEKLGSSFVYDLKYRQAWALVSLVDGGNTSCSEDVREHENHDTGGRALATRNFTTVDGVGFSVTAYSEWKNGFAISGFQVDAVDQVVLNLQDEVQPTWKPGDQIVMASTDYSMHQAEEFTLLPCPHCTRRQVRIQGKPQYNHVGEIIDGVDMRAEVALLSRNILIYGEMENSCYGDNLCQFYNHDTYGGHIKIFGNFSSVHLSYVELKNMGQQAERNHYPLHFHMCGDVDQRGGYWEPTYVDGLSIHHSFSRCLTIHATNGLLVKDTVGYDTLGHCFFLEDGIEQRNTFFHNLGLLTRPGTQLPTDRNDTLCTSIKDKVYKGYTPSPSTECKAVSTFWITNPNNNLISNAAAGSQDAGIWFVFHSSSTGDSHGLVPETKAELTPLGIFYNNRVHSNFKAGLFIDKGVKTSNASAADPREYLCLDNSARFRPHQNADPSRPRVAAVIDTLISFKNNDLGAWIRGGDIVIQNSGFADNGVGLSFASDGSYPKDEGSSQEVVQSLFVGESQNRGTNGGQNKYWGPGGADAKMRTLPRNRTFPIRGFQIYDGPVRLTQSTFRGFIPTPERYTSAVGFNLKNTWQLTPRNNLSKLSFHSTVGLQTFFGRPGQWFEENDLDGDKNSIFHDVDGSVTGYSDTYVGRADNYLIQHPGCVQMSQWSGVICSGRYSQVYIQTQGAPSLSLSISRDEYPDAPLVLRGTNSQGAPSQQYQPILMMSKSYTMHWSGPAPREVVLSLINFNKEDWVLVGLCYPSQTTFQIMADINDRQSNTFDDLTDYGTVSSLAELEKKPMERKYFFDQPAGLLWLYLRARHGRDGHSYCSVKGCERVKVMATTSSKQTCNCTAKAYPKYSRSPSAVVPMPALNTQPCKDCGAKQLVFSSEPWTFYLQTQIKSLSSKEQQQRGDNSSFITVNKETMSFSQPGYFLVTVDACSGKVTKKTSFSKMDAKMEQYLKSGIPKRSIVLLATRGNPKDLVSVAPYLVSFGLAKAASLHSKESLALWGFQGGASTPPWVSLRTGEGDDFLGLQERYLPLGLEDYGCTPPTAQSRKDLELLKKATGQQ, from the exons AGTTGTCATGAGGGGACATTTGTTTCGATTGGATTCTTCCGCTACCTTCTTTTCACTAACTATTCAGTCAGGAG GTCAGGTAGTTTTTGCAGACAATCCTGATGGCtccaaaaacataaccttgagAACACGCCACATCCTCATAGAAGAAGGTGGAGCGCTTCACATCGGCGCACCCAAATGTCGCTACCGTTCTAATGCAGCCATCGCCCTTGTGGGCCGTTCTGACAACAAGGCAGTTCCCGAGGTCCCTGGCCTGGGCCGCAAGTTCATTGGCGTCCAGAGCGGTGGCACTCTGGAGCTGCACGGCACCGAAAGGGTTTCCTGGTCTCTGCTGACGAGAAGCCTCCCAGCTACTGGGCTGGCCACAGGGGGTCATTCCTTCCAACGGAACTTCAACCGAGGCATCAACCTGCGTGTGGTGGACCAGGACACAGCCGATGTGTTGCTGGCTGAACGCTACGACACGCATGACTCCCGTAACGACAGTCGCCGACTGACCCAGCTGCTTCGGTCCTTACCCACAGGCCGCATTGTCTCACTGGCTGTAGGGGACTCAGCCGCCAAAAGTCTTCTAGATGAAACCAAGAAGATCATTGAAGAGAAGCTCGGCAGCAGCTTTGTTTATGACCTCAAATACAG ACAGGCGTGGGCCCTGGTCTCTCTGGTCGACGGCGGCAACACGTCATGTTCAGAGGACGTTAGGGAACATGAAAACCATGACACGGGAGGCAGAGCTCTTGCAACACGCAACTTCACCACCGTGGACGGAGTGGGCTTCTCGGTAACTGCCTACAGCGAATGGAAGAATG GTTTTGCCATTTCAGGCTTTCAGGTGGATGCTGTGGACCAGGTGGTGCTAAACCTGCAGGATGAAGTGCAGCCGACCTGGAAACCCGGGGATCAAATTGTCATGGCCAGTACAGATTACTCCATGCACCAAGCTGAAGAGTTTACCCTGCTGCCCTGTCCTCACTGCACCAGGAGACAGGTCAGGATACAAG GGAAGCCTCAGTATAACCACGTGGGAGAGATCATCGATGGAGTGGACATGCGAGCCGAAGTGGCTCTGCTCTCCAGAAACATTCTCATTTATGGAGAAATGGAAAACTCCTGCTATGGAGACAACCTGTGTCAGTTCTACAACCACGACACCTACGGAGGCCACATCAAG ATCTTTGGTAACTTCTCATCAGTGCATCTGTCCTACGTGGAGCTGAAGAATATGGGTCAACAGGCAGAGAGGAACCACTACCCCCTCCACTTCCACATGTGCGGGGACGTTGACCAGAGGGGAGGTTACTGGGAGCCCACCTATGTGGACGGACTCTCCATACACCACTCCTTCTCCCGCTGTCTCACCATCCATGCCACCAATGGGTTGCTG GTGAAGGACACTGTCGGTTATGACACGTTGggtcactgttttttcctcGAAGATGGGATCGAGCAGCGCAACACTTTCTTCCACAACCTTGGCCTGCTGACTCGACCTGGGACTCAGCTGCCCACTGACCGCAATGACACCCTGTGCACCAGCATCAAGGACAAAGTCTACAAGGGCTACACTCCCTCGCCCAGCACCGAGTGCAA GGCAGTCTCCACATTCTGGATCACCAACCCAAACAACAACCTCATCAGCAATGCAGCTGCTGGCTCTCAG GACGCTGGCATATGGTTTGTGTTCCACAGCTCTTCCACTGGAGACTCTCATGGGCTGGTACCAGAGACCAAGGCGGAGCTCACGCCCCTTGGGATTTTTTACAACAACCGTGTTCACTCCAACTTCAAG GCTGGTCTGTTCATTGATAAAGGAGTGAAGACCTCCAATGCTAGTGCTGCTGACCCCCGGGAATACCTGTGCCTGGATAACAGTGCCAG ATTCAGACCACACCAGAATGCTGATCCGAGCCGTCCTCGCGTGGCGGCCGTCATCGACACTCTGATCTCCTTCAAGAACAACGACTTGGGAGCGTGGATACGTGGTGGTGACATCGTCATCCAGAACTCTGG TTTTGCAGACAATGGAGTGGGGTTATCCTTTGCCAG TGATGGCAGCTACCCTAAGGACGAAGGCTCCAGCCAAGAGGTGGTGCAGTCCCTGTTTGTGGGTGAAAGCCAAAACAGAGGGACCAATGGAGGACAAAATAAATACTGGGGACCTGGAGGGGCTGATGCAAAGATGAGGACGCTGCCTAGAAACAG GACATTTCCGATCCGAGGTTTCCAGATCTACGATGGTCCGGTGCGGCTCACTCAGAGCACGTTCCGTGGCTTCATCCCCACACCAGAGCGTTACACCAGCGCAGTGGGATTCAACCTGAAGAACACGTGGCAGCTCACCCCACGAAACAACTTGTCCAAGCTCAGCTTCCACTCCACT GTGGGTCTGCAGACGTTCTTTGGTCGCCCCGGACAGTGGTTTGAAGAAAACGACCTGGACGGGGACAAAAACTCCATCTTTCACGATGTGGACGGGTCAGTCACAGGCTACAGCGACACATATGTCGGCAGAGCTGACAACTACTTGATCCAACATCCTGGCTGTGTGCAAATGTCCCAGTGGAGCGGAGTGATCTGCAGCGGCCGTTACTCTCAG GTGTACATCCAGACGCAGGGAGCCCCCAGTCTTAGTTTATCCATCAGCAGAGATGAATATCCTGATGCTCCTCTGGTACTAAGGGGGACTAACAGCCAGGGGGCGCCATCTCAACAGTACCAGCCCATCCTGATGATGAGCAAGAGCTACACTATGCATTGGAGTGGACCTGCGCCTAGGGAGgtcgtcctctctctcatcAACTTCAATAA AGAGGACTGGGTGCTGGTGGGACTCTGTTACCCGTCACAAACCACGTTTCAGATCATGGCCGACATCAACGATAGGCAAAGCAACACCTTCGATGACCTCACAGACTACGGCACAGTGTCATCCCTTGCAGAGCTGGAGAAGAAACCGATGGAAAGGAAGTACTTCTTTGACCAACCGGCTGG cTTGTTGTGGCTCTACCTTCGGGCTCGCCATGGTCGTGACGGTCACAGCTACTGTTCAGTGAAAGGCTGTGAACGGGTGAAGGTCATGGCCACCACATCCTCCAAACAGACCTGTAACTGTACAGCTAAAGCCTACCCTAAGTACTCCAGGAGCCCCTCAGCTGTGGTGCCTATGCCGGCTCTAAACACGCAGCCCTGCAAAGACTGTGGTGCCAAACAG CTTGTGTTTTCCAGCGAGCCGTGGACTTTCTACCTCCAGACACAGATCAAGTCTCTCAGcagcaaagagcagcagcagagaggagataACAGCTCCTTTATCACT GTAAATAAGGAGACCATGTCCTTCTCTCAGCCGGGGTATTTCCTGGTCACAGTGGACGCCTGCTCTGGAAAAGTCACCAAGAAAACCTCATTTTCCAAAATGGATGCTAAGATGGAACAGTACCTTAAAAGTGGAATACCAAAGAG GTCGATAGTGCTCCTGGCAACACGAGGTAATCCAAAAGACCTGGTTAGCGTTGCTCCATACCTGGTTTCCTTTGGTTTGGCCAAAGCTGCTAGTCTGCACAGTAAAG AGAGTCTGGCACTGTGGGGGTTCCAGGGTGGTGCTTCGACCCCTCCATGGGTCTCCCTACGAACCGGGGAGGGGGACGACTTCCTGGGGCTGCAGGAGCGTTACTTACCGCTGGGTTTGGAGGATTACGGCTGCACGCCGCCCACAGCTCAATCCCGCAAAGACTTGGAGCTACTCAAGAAAGCCACGGGACAACAATGA